CATGTACGTGCGCACTATGTAGAATTGTAGATTGGGTACATGAATTTAATAGACATATTATGTGCACAGATCCTGAAACACGAGGATTGTTGGACTGGTCTATACGGTACAAAATCATACATGGGATTGCTCGAGGATTACAGTATCTCCATGAAGATTCTCGACTTAAAATCGTTCATCGTGATCTGAAAGCCAGTAATATATTGTTAGAGGCTGACATGAACCCAAAAATCTCAGATTTTGGTCTAGCAAGAAAGTTTTCGGTGAATCAAAAGCAAGATCAGACAAGCAGACTAGCGGGAACTTTGTAagcttttcttttatttataaattttgcATATATAATTCATGAATTTCAATGAAAGCATGGTTTCACCTGCAAACTTTGATTTAATGAACATTTTTTACCAACAATAGTGATACCATCATTTTACAAACCTTGATTTAGTAAACCTACtataaaccaaaaaaaaatgtgataattattatgttttgcaTACAGCAAAGAAAAACTATTTAGTTTTAGCAACCTttggttttttaatttttcccaACAATAGTGACGTTTTCTACAAATCTCTTTTTTCCTTAAAATAAGGAAAAATAAAGTTAATCGTACTatctccgtttcaaaataatcTGCACAAttattactatttgcacaaatattatgACAATaaagaaatgtgtaaaaatgtgggataaaataagagaaatatgtaaaaaggtgggtgggtataacaaaaaaatgtataaagtaagagaaattgaGTGAAAATGTGTAAATGTTGTGGCCTTGTGGGGTAAGAAGGGTAAGACAGTGAAATTTTATGTCCACAAATAGTAATAAAGCACAATGTAAAGAAAATTATGAAACAGATTAAATcaaaaagtgtaaagatcaatTTTAGAGTTGGGGAAAGAAATATATTTAAACTAGCTCGAAGAGTTGAAGCCACTGAAATTGTGATGTTTTGATTTGTAGAGGTTACATGGCTCCAGAATACATAGAATATGGTGAAATCTCCACGAAATCAGATGTATACAGTTTCGGCGTATTGGTACTAGAGATCATAAGTGGCAAGAAGATCAGTGATCGCCAATCAGAGTTAGCTGAAAATCTTCTTACTCTAGTGAGCACAACAAACAATACTTCTCTTGCACCTTTGCTAATATGTACTACCATTGTTTCATTAAGTTCTCTGCACTTTTAAAGATGCTTTCAAAGTCAAAAATTTTGATCATATATTCCCACTACTATATACACGTAGTATATATGCGTATCAACAATTTATCATGTGAGATCCTGTTAGATTGGTCTCAAAATGGACTTTTCAAATATCAAccttttacaatttttttttggtcataCGAAATCGGATATATTAGCGTTAGATATTGCAGTAGAGGCTAACGAAGGTAATAGTgttacgaaaatgataaaggtcacaccatgcgacctttaagccgtgtcacaataatGACATGACAtacttatgtgtcatgatttaaattgaaaactaaaatatttaacttataaaacctattatacatgttacaaaaataggtaggaaaatcttaatattctaatttgctTCCATCTTTATATCGACAACCTTATTTAcctattttcatagtaaaaatattgcatttgtAGTAAAAATAATCTGATGACGCGTAGCTTACATGACGCCTATATGtgccaattaaactgcgacacataagattgcgacaactaaaagtTGTCGCAACTTATAACCCTTATCATATAGTGTTAACAACTTTGTGCATATATGTTACAGGCATGGATGCATTGGAGCGAGGGCTTGCCATTGGAATTGGTAGACACCTCGCTAGGGGGAGATTCATATTCAAGCAACGAAATCATCCGATGCTTGCACCTTGCCTTGTTATGTGTACAAGGAGATGTAGAGGATAGACCTTCAATGTTATCTATTGTCTTTTATCTTAACTGCAGCTCTTATCTTCCAACACCGCAACAACCTGCGTTCTTGATCAGTAGACGAAAGGGGTTGTCCGGGTTAGGATCAACCAACGACTTTACTGACAAATCTACTAAATCTGGATCAAGCTCCGGAACAAGTGGGCAACATTCTGTTAAATCCACTAGCAGATCCAACAATTCATTTTCTGGGATTGAATCTACAATGTATTGATCATGTTGGGACGAAAGATCGAGGTACATGAGATGAACTGAATTaagtttatgttgaaattataATAGAGATGAACTGAATTGAGTTTATGTTGAAAGAATGTATCAAAATTTTATACTATTATTTCATTCAATCCAATTAATTAAGGTAGATTAAAAAATCTTTTATAGGCTCATTTAAACATACTAACAGTGCTATAATGTGGAATAACCCACCAACTaattactactccctctgtttcgttttgtttgttacgtttgaatTTTTGCACGTTTGTTAAtgtataataaagattctttttcttttttattaaaaaataaagccAAGTAAAacttcaatccactaatcactacaacaaccaataagattgttttatttatcaaaatgaaccaataatggaaaagcacaaagattgttaacttaacatacttgggaaattgtaagaaaaattaatgagttgaaaaaattggaccaattaaaatcaaAAGTTGGCACAAGAAATGataatataataagtttataaaaggaaagattctcccacgtaacaaacattgtgaaacaccctaaaaggaatacgtaacaaacaaaaagaaacggatggAGTACTCACTAACAATACATGTTCCTAAAATTAAGGATCACCaacaattaatttttttaaccaCTCTTGCCTTGGTTGTCTGCCTATTCATTTTCTTACTCACACAACGGAAGATTGCTTGCAATGGCTTACTTCTCATTCTCTCTCTCGCCCTTTTTTTTAAGGATCTAAACTGAAGCTCTAATACCATGTTGAAATTATAATATAGATGAGAGAGGGGAAAAAATGTAGCAAAATTTATACTACTATTTCAATCAATCCTATTAATTAAGGTACATTAAAAAAAACCTTTTATAGGCTCATAATACATACTAACAGTGCTATAATGTGAAATAACCCACCAACTAATTACTACCCACTAACGATACATGTTCCTAAAATTAAGGACCACTAACACACTAATTTGAAGCACTAAATCCAACAGTTTATTCATCTATTGATGCTACTTAGTTAAATTATCAAAGTTCATGGATGTTTTAATTTTCATGTGATTGATGAATTTGCCtttttttttacatatatatatatatatatatatatatatatatatatatatatatatatatatatatatatatatatatatatatattagcgatttccttcaataatgcTTGAAGATTTGTAAATTTCCAACATACGCTACTCTTTTACTTATTTCCCACTCTACCGCGCGTCCACGTCAGCAAAAAAGCctatctaattttttttttaaaatctacaataaaccgctatctgaaacATCGGTTTAAAGGGGTAAACCGCTATCTTAAATAGCGGCTTATGTATTTAAGGAACCGCCATTTCAGGTAGCGGTTAACCCCTTATAAAACCACGCAGTTTTATTATAAAACCGcgcggttttgttttaaagcaaaccgctatctcagatagcggtttataccattgaaccgccatctgagatagcggttttcttttaaaacaaaaaccgccatctcagatggcggttcaacgctgaaccggaaaaaaaactaattttctTTCTCCCTTAAtaacgtggacggtatggtggaaattaaattagaaagtaacgtattttgggaattattggatctttatgcaatattgaaggaaatcgctctctctctcgctctctctctctctctctctctctctctctcagcctatatatatatatatatatatatatatatgtatatatatatatatatatatagggtgaGGTTCCGGTGAGAACTCTCTTATTATGAGAACTTCTCTTATTGTGAGAACCTTTGTGCATATTTTTTGAACCAAATACGCATATTTTTTGAACAAAATGtgcataatattttaattatatgtGCACATTTTTTTGAGATGAatataatttttgattttttaaaacgaaaaaatatgcatatttagtAAACAATATATGcacatttattttataaaatatgcatatttagtTCAAAAAAGTGTACATCGAAATCTTTAGGCGCTTATATagttatgttctcaaaatgagtAGAATTATCAATATACGCTCTCTGTGTTTTGTTTCAGGGAATTACATAGCTctctaacaatttttttttttttgccaagaAAGCAAGGGGGAATATATTAATCACCAACAACCAATTACAACCTAGCTAAGGGGGAGAGGTCTTTCACCCCAAAGCAAACAGAAAGGCCTAGGCCTAGAAACTACACTTTGAAAAACACAAGCTAAGGGAGACACGCCACCCCAAAGCAGCAACAAGACTCAAACACAGTGAGCCAAACAAACACCTAGGCTAATTACAAAGCTTGTAAGCATTCCCTATTTTCACTGTTTAGTCTACTTGCACAGACTTGTTGAACTCGATGCTTCACATCACTTTTTAAGGCATGAATCAAAGTAGGAACTGTGGGGACAGCTCCTTCCCAAACTGAGCTGTTTCTTGCTCTCCAAATGTGATAAACTAAGCCAGCAACAGCAGCAAGTATGAACTTCCTTTTGAAAGAATTCCTGCAGTATCTTCTTGTCCAATGAAGGTCTTGTAACACATTCTTCCTGGTGTGATTGACGCCTAGCCAGCTAAGCACTCTAACCAGACAGTCTGTACTATAAGAGCATTCAAAAAACAAGTGAGCACTGGTTTCAGGAGCACTGCCACATATAGCACACAGGTTGTCATCCCCTATGCCATATTGGAATAATCTAGCTTTGGTTTTGTGTCTGTCAAGTAGAGCAAGCCACAGAGAAAACCTGTGTTTAGGAATAGTCAGTCTGTTCCAGATAAAACTAGACCAGTGATTAGTTTCAGGTTGAGTACACAGACTAGTGTAAGTGTTTTTAATCGAGTAGTTGGGTGTAGTAAGCCAAGCAGACCCCTGATATTTGTCATTACAGACATCTTTGACCTTGCAAATGAACTTGACAGGCCAGCTAGAAGCTAATGGTGGAACATAGAGCTGCCAGTTTTTGTTCTTAACATAGAGAGCATGGATCCATTTCACCCAAAGATTGTCCTGTTTTTGCTCAATGGCCCAAGCCAATTTACCAACAGCTGCCTGATTCCAAACAACAAGATTTCTAAAGCTAAGCCCACCTTGCTCTTTGGTGAAACACAAATTATCCCAGTTAACACTCCCTGGTCTGGCATCATCATAAGCTCCAAACCAGAGAAATGATCTTCAAATGGCATTGATTTTCTTGATTATGGTGGATGGGATGAGGAAAAGTTGACACCAGTACACACTAATGCTCATAAGCACAGAATTCACTAGCTGCGTCCTTCCTGCAAAAGAAAGATGCCTAGAACTCCATGTTTTAATTCTTGAAACCATTTTTTCTACCAGCAAATTGCAATCACCAGCTTGGATTTTCTTAGAGCTAATTGGTACCCCTAAGTATTTAAAGGGAAGAGTGTCTACAGTATATCCAGAGAGCTCAGTAAGACAAGTTTTAGTGGAAGAGTCTAACCCACTACAGTAGATAGAGGATTTGCTAGGGTTCACCTGTAGACCAGTAGTAGAGGAGAAGAGATTTAAGCCTTCCTACATCAGCTGAAAAGAAGTCACATCCCCATGACAGAAAAGCAGCAGATCATCTGCAAAGCAAAGATGATTGAGTTGAAGAGTTTTGCATCTGGAATGGAATTTGAAATTGGGGTGTGCTGCAACCAATTTCATTACTCTAGAAAAGTATTCCATACATAAGGTGAACATGAGAGGGGAGAGAGGGTCTCCTTGTCTTAGTCCTCTCTTAGGTTGGATCAGTGGAGAAGGAACCCCATTGATGAGAAGAGAATACTGGGTAGTGGTAAGACAAGTCATTACCAGCTGAATAAAGTGTGAGGGAAAGCCAAAAGCATGCATTACTTCTTCTATAAACTTCCACTCAACAGTGTCATAGGCTTTCTTGAGATCCAGTTTCATCATACAACTTGGCCTTGAGTTTCCTCTATTATATAACTTAATGATACCTTGACAAATCAGCACATTGTGTAAGATAGATCTGCCTGCAACAAATGCCACTTGAGTGGGAGAGATAATAGCTGGAAGGATTTGCCTGAGTTTAGAACACATGATCTTGGAGATACACTTGTAAATCACAGAACATCAAGCAATAGGTCTGAAGTCACTGACAGAGTTTTCCACTGTCAGTTTAGGAACAAGAGAGATAGAAGTTACATTCACTTCCTTGAGAATTTTCCCAGTTTTGAAAAAATCCCCAATGGCCAAGCAAATGTCATCTTTGATAATTGGCCAAGTAGCTTTGAAGAATTGACTGCTGAATCCATCTAAACCAGGTGCTTTGTTGTTAGGAATTGTGTTGAGAACTCTTTTGACATCATTTTAATCTATTGGAGCTCTCAAAATAGCTAGATGATCCTCATTCAGTCTAGCCCCTTGATCTATCACAATTGTCTTCACTGCAGTCCTATTTTCCATGGTTACACCAAAGAGTGTGGTATAGAATTGAGTAAAAGCATTTTGAACCCCATCACTGGACTGAACCCAATTCACCTCTTGATCATGAATAGAGTTGATCTTGTTCTGCTTCCTCCTTTGTTTTATACTCAAATGAAAGAGTCTAGAGTTTTCATCTCCTAGTTCAAGCCATTTGAGTTTGGCTGTTTGAGGAAGGAAGGATAGATAATTCTGGTGAGCCTGTTGGTAGGCTGCATTAGCTTCTTTCTCCTCAGTAGCTAACTGGCTGTCACCAAGTGCAGCATGGAGAGCATTCTGAGCCACAAGGAGTTCAGCATGGGTATTAATATCAGTAGCTTCCACTACATCAAACCCAGATTTATTCAGAATCTTCAATTCTACTTTGATCCATTTCAATCTCTGTAGAACTCTAAACATGTGGCAGCCATGAACATCTTTTTTCCAGTTTGTTTCAATCAAGGGCATGAACTTATCAGAATGGATCCACATATTGTAGAACCTGAAGGGCTTCTTCTGCTGGACAGTTTTATAGCAACTCAAGATCATAGGACAGTGGTCCAATTCTTCTTCAGGTAAATAAGCAGCTTCAGCAGATGGGAAAGTGTCCTCCCATTGATTGTTAGCAAGAACCCTAAATTCTAGTGAACACTCTAGCTGAACCATCTTGTTTGTTGGTCCAGGTATAATGTCTCCCCACAGTTTTGACTTCATTAAGCTGACAAGTTGTCATGCAGGATCTCATTGGCTGAATTTCAGCTATTCTAACAGTAGAACCAATCCTGTCTTCAATTGCCATAATAGCATTGAAGTCCCCCATGATCACCCAAGCTGAAGAGATCATAGTTGCAAGAGAGCAAAGATCCATCCAAAGGGATTCCCTCCCTTTCTTATTTGAGTAGCCATATATGAAGGTGCAATAAAACTTATTGCCACTTGGTTTAGCAGTTACATGACAGTGGACAAGTTGGGGGCTCATAGAGATGATGTTAACTTCAAAAGCATCTGGATCCCACCCCACTATTATTCTTCCATTCTTATGTTGACTGATGTTGGTAGTAAAACACCACCCAGGACACAGATTGAGGTAAAGAGGACCCATCTTAATCCCCTTACCCCTAGTTTCAAGGCAACTGAACAACTTAATTTGGTGATAGAGGAGGAATTTCTTCACCTTATTTTGCTTCTCAACCCTGTTCAGTCCTCTCATATTCCAAAAAATGGTATTATCCATTAGGCAAAGGGGATTTCACCCCCTGGCCTAATAAACCATCCCCTTCCACCACATCAGAACACACACTTTCCACCTCATGTAGCACTGCAAAGCTATTCCTAGTGTGTACTGGCCTTAACTCTTGACATTTCTGCCAACTAAAACCGGTAGCCTGTATAAACCCTTCATCCTGTGCATCAGTAGTTACATCAGCAGCAACTGTGTTAGTCACAGTTAGAGGGGCCTTCTTAGTTGGTTGTTTAGGGACCCAAACTTTCTTGGTAATAGGCTTTTTGGTGTGGGTCTGACAGTCATTAGCTAGATGTCCCATGCCTTTGCACTTTGAACAAGTCAAAGGCAGCCAGTCATAAGTAACTTGTTGATCAATCAATGCACCCTTCTCATTCACAAACTGAATTGTGGTAGGAAATGATTGATCTAGTTGCACCTCAACTAGCACCTTTGCAAACATAAGCTTGTCTCTCTTAAGGGTGGCCTTGTCTACTCTAATGACTTGACCAATCTGGCCAGCAATCTTATTCAAACTCTTCTCACCCCAGTATTTCACATCCAGAGCAGGTAGTTTAATCCAGATAGGTAAATTTTTCACACGTTCTTTGGCAATATTGGCATCAGCAGACCATTGTTTAATGATcaggggttttgaatcaaaaaaTTGGGCATTCCCTGCAACACCTTACTACAATTCTCCATTGTTGTAAATCGAACAAGGAAGATACCCTTTCCAACTAATGACACTTTATCAACCCCCATCTTACCCCAAATTCTATGGAAAAAGCCTTCCATCACATGTTGTGGCGGATTAGCCCCCAAAACATAGCAAATGACAGCTGATTCCCAAAAATTGATTTCCTCCGCAATATCATCAAAATCAATACAAACAGGAGGGGGTTTATTCAATGTTTCAGCATTATCAATCACAGGAATAAGATCAGCATCAACAGTTTGATTAAAATTGCaaggaagaacaggggagattACTCTGTTCGCATTCCCGCCaatttgagagagaaa
This Spinacia oleracea cultivar Varoflay chromosome 6, BTI_SOV_V1, whole genome shotgun sequence DNA region includes the following protein-coding sequences:
- the LOC130462911 gene encoding uncharacterized protein, which translates into the protein MCSKLRQILPAIISPTQVAFVAGRSILHNVLICQGIIKLYNRGNSRPSCMMKLDLKKAYDTVEWKFIEEVMHAFGFPSHFIQLVMTCLTTTQYSLLINGVPSPLIQPKRGLRQGDPLSPLMFTLCMEYFSREGLNLFSSTTGLQVNPSKSSIYCSGLDSSTKTCLTELSGYTVDTLPFKYLGVPISSKKIQAGDCNLLVEKMVSRIKTWSSRHLSFAGRTQLVNSVLMSISVPGSVNWDNLCFTKEQGGLSFRNLVVWNQAAVGKLAWAIEQKQDNLWVKWIHALYVKNKNWQLYVPPLASSWPVKFICKVKDVCNDKYQGSAWLTTPNYSIKNTYTSLCTQPETNHWSSFIWNRLTIPKHRFSLWLALLDRHKTKARLFQYGIGDDNLCAICGSAPETSAHLFFECSYSTDCLVRVLSWLGVNHTRKNVLQDLHWTRRYCRNSFKRKFILAAVAGLVYHIWRARNSSVWEGAVPTVPTLIHALKSDVKHRVQQVCASRLNSENRECLQAL
- the LOC110792469 gene encoding uncharacterized protein, producing the protein MGPLYLNLCPGWCFTTNISQHKNGRIIVGWDPDAFEVNIISMSPQLVHCHVTAKPSGNKFYCTFIYGYSNKKGRESLWMDLCSLATMISSAWVIMGDFNAIMAIEDRIGSTSKLWGDIIPGPTNKMVQLECSLEFRVLANNQWEDTFPSAEAAYLPEEELDHCPMILSCYKTVQQKKPFRFYNMWIHSDKFMPLIETNWKKDVHGCHMFRVLQRLKWIKVELKILNKSGFDVVEATDINTHAELLVAQNALHAALGDSQLATEEKEANAAYQQAHQNYLSFLPQTAKLKWLELGDENSRLFHLSIKQRRKQNKINSIHDQEVNWVQSSDGVQNAFTQFYTTLFGVTMENRTAVKTIVIDQGARLNEDHLAILRAPID